In one Buteo buteo chromosome 10, bButBut1.hap1.1, whole genome shotgun sequence genomic region, the following are encoded:
- the LOC142035856 gene encoding dimethylaniline monooxygenase [N-oxide-forming] 4-like, which yields MVRRVAVIGAGVGGLASIKCCLDEGLEPTCFERSEDIGGLWRYTDSMDGGRISVYRSVITNTSKEMSCFSDFPCPEDFPSYLPHGLLLEYFRMYSRHFDLLRHIRFRTTVLSVRKRPDFTTSGQWEVVTETNSIREVHVFDAVMVCTGHFQEPYLPLAFFPGIDTHFKGQYLHSQEYKDAEAFRGKRVLVVGIGNTGGDLSVELSRVAAKVFLSARSNTWVISRVSDHGFPFDMVNTTRFNHFLDWFLPSAITKRIRFRKFNSRFNHANYGLASTKSSNFKIIVNEELPFCLLSGTVVLKPKVRKFTESSAVFEDGTTEENIDVVLFATGYSFSFAFLEESVRSLFDDNRSLYKRIFPPQLEKPTLAIIGLVQLTGSVMVGTEMQARWVTGIFAGWNKLPPTSKMMADVLKKKPPVKRNPSERENLKLSFISYADEIASCAGIKPSVLRLLLTDPRLALAIFFGPCTPYQYRLVGRGKWSGARDAILTQWQRTLKPLRTRVVDDSSDGSDGWCWLCLLALPVALTAGFLLSRHPWPGWSPRAGPQL from the exons ATGGTGCGACGCGTGGCCGTTATTGGGGCCGGGGTTGGTGGGTTGGCCTCCATCAAGTGCTGCTTGGACGAGGGGCTGGAGCCCACCTGCTTCGAAAGGAGTGAGGACATCGGGGGGCTCTGGCGGTACACG GACTCCATGGATGGTGGGAGGATCAGTGTGTACCGCTCAGTCATCACCAACACCTCCAAGGAGATGTCCTGCTTCAGCGACTTCCCATGTCCAGAGGATTTTCCCAGTTACCTACCCCATGGCCTTCTCCTGGAGTACTTTCGGATGTACAGCCGGCACTTTGACCTCCTGCGGCACATACGCTTCAGG ACGACAGTTCTCAGCGTAAGGAAGCGCCCAGATTTCACCACCTCAGGCCAGTGGGAGGTGGTCACCGAGACCAACAGCATCCGGGAGGTGCACGTCTTTGATGCTGTCATGGTTTGCACTGGCCATTTCCAGGAGCCCTACTTACCATTGGCTTTTTTCCCAG GTATTGACACTCACTTCAAAGGCCAGTACCTCCACAGCCAGGAATACAAAGATGCGGAGGCTTTCCGGGGAAAGCGGGTCCTTGTGGTCGGCATTGGCAACACCGGTGGTGACCTCTCCGTGGAGCTGAGCCGCGTGGCTGCGAAG GTGTTCCTCAGCGCCAGGAGCAACACATGGGTGATCAGCCGGGTCTCGGACCATGGCTTCCCATTCGACATGGTCAACACCACCCGCTTCAACCATTTTCTTGACTGGTTTCTCCCATCAGCCATCACGAAGAGGATCAGGTTTCGGAAGTTCAATTCACGGTTTAACCATGCGAACTATGGCTTGGCGTCCACCAAGAG CTCCAACTTTAAGATAATTGTCAACGAAGAGCTGCCATTTTGCCTCCTCTCTGGGACTGTTGTGTTGAAGCCAAAAGTGAGAAAGTTCACCGAAAGCTCTGCTGTTTTTGAAGATGGgacaactgaagaaaacattgaTGTGGTGCTCTTTGCCACGGGCTACTCCTTCTCGTTTGCCTTCCTCGAAGAGTCGGTTCGCAGCCTCTTCGACGATAATCGTTCCCTCTATAAACGCatcttccctccccagctggaAAAGCCGACGCTGGCCATCATTGGCTTAGTCCAGCTGACAGGCTCTGTGATGGTGGGAACAGAAATGCAGGCTCGCTGGGTGACAGGGATCTTTGCAG GCTGGAACAAGCTCCCTCCCACCAGCAAGATGATGGCTGATGTTTTGAAGAAGAAGCCGCCAGTCAAAAG GAATCCATCCGAGAGGGAGAATTTGAAGCTAAGTTTTATCAGCTACGCTGATGAAATTGCTTCGTGTGCCGGCATAAAGCCCAGTGTGCTGAGGCTGCTCCTGACGGACCCCCGGCTGGCGCTGGCCATCTTCTTTGGCCCCTGCACACCCTACCAGTACCGACTGGTGGGACGGGGGAAGTGGAGCGGGGCCAGAGATGCCATCCTGACTCAGTGGCAGCGGACGCTGAAGCCCTTGAGAACTCGAGTGGTGGATGACTCCTCCGATGGCTCTGACGGCTGGTGCTGGCTGTGCCTCCTGGCCCTGCCGGTGGCTCTCACAGCAGGTTTCCTCCTTTCTAGACACCCCTGGCCGGGCTGGAGCCCCCGGGCAGGTCCCCAGCTGTAG
- the FMO1 gene encoding flavin-containing monooxygenase 1, producing MRVAVVGAGVSGLTATKCCLEEGLEPTCFEQSRDIGGLWRYTEHIEAGRPSLYPSVISNTSKEMSAFSDFPYPEDFPVFLPHAQLLDYLRSYAERFGLREHIKFGTTVVSIQKRPDFATTGQWDVVTEVDGKQTSHVFDAVMVCSGNFSEPFLPLHCFPGIERFRGQYFHSRQYKHPDVFQGKRVLVVGMGNSGVDIAVEASRVAAKVTICTSRGAWVLSRVFDHGYPWDMVFNTRLMSLIRNSLPGPLSQGLINYRVNQWFNHENYGLQPEKSCLVREPVLNDDLPSYILTGRITIKPGVKEFKDSSVVFCNCPEEEPIDIIVFCTGYNVSFPFLEEAVIKVENKHASLYKYVFPTHLQRPTLAVLGLIKPLGAIMPVTEMQARWVTRVFKGLCRLPPQSVMEKEVNEKKKNQVRRFGLSFDEVLKTDCLVYMDKLASFIGAKPSVLGLLCRDPWLALTIFFGPCTPYQYRLGGPGRWEGARQAILTQWDRTLKPTRTRVPAGSSSPCPSLLTVVGFLLLLAAVVFCFQ from the exons ATGAGAGTGGCAGTGGTGGGCGCAGGCGTCAGCGGGCTGACAGCCACCAAGTGCTGCCtggaagaggggctggagcccacctgctttgagcagagccGGGACATCGGGGGGCTCTGGCGCTACACG GAACACATCGAGGCCGGCCGGCCAAGCCTCTACCCATCAGTCATCAGCAACACTTCGAAGGAGATGTCAGCGTTCTCCGACTTCCCCTACCCAGAGGACTTCCCGGTGTTTCTGCCCCATGCCCAGCTCCTGGACTACCTGCGGTCCTATGCCGAGCGCTTTGGCCTCCGGGAGCACATCAAATTTGGG ACCACCGTTGTCAGCATCCAGAAACGCCCCGACTTTGCCACCACAGGCCAGTGGGACGTGGTCACGGAGGTGGACGGGAAGCAGACATCGCACGTCTTTGATGCCGTTATGGTTTGCAGCGGCAATTTCTCCGAGCCATTCCTCCCCCTGCACTGTTTTCCCG gtATCGAGAGGTTTCGAGGCCAGTACTTTCACAGCCGGCAGTACAAGCATCCTGACGTGTTTCAGGGGAAGCGTGTCCTCGTGGTCGGCATGGGCAATTCGGGAGTGGACATAGCGGTGGAGGCCAGCCGTGTAGCTGCGAAG GTGACCATTTGCACCAGCCGAGGTGCCTGGGTGCTCAGCCGCGTGTTTGACCACGGCTACCCATGGGACATGGTTTTCAACACTCGACTTATGAGCTTGATCAGAAACAGCCTCCCCGGACCCCTCTCACAGGGATTGATTAATTACAGGGTGAACCAGTGGTTCAATCATGAAAACTATGGCCTTCAACCAGAGAAGAG CTGCCTGGTGCGTGAGCCCGTGCTGAACGACGACCTTCCAAGCTACATCCTGACGGGGAGGATCACCATAAAGCCAGGAGTGAAGGAGTTCAAGGACAGCTCGGTTGTCTTCTGCAATTGCCCTGAGGAGGAGCCCATCGATATCATCGTCTTCTGCACGGGCTACAATGTCTCCTTCCCGTTCCTAGAAGAAGCAGTCATCAAGGTGGAAAACAAGCACGCGTCCCTCTACAAATACGTGTTCCCAACCCACCTGCAGAGGCCCACCCTGGCCGTTCTTGGGCTAATCAAGCCGTTAGGAGCCATCATGCCTGTGACAGAGATGCAAGCACGCTGGGTGACCCGTGTCTTCAAAG GCTTGTGTCGGTTGCCTCCTCAGTCTGTCATGGAGAAGGAAGTaaatgagaagaagaaaaaccaagtACGAAG GTTTGGTCTGTCCTTTGACGAAGTCCTCAAAACCGATTGCCTGGTCTACATGGACAAGCTCGCCTCCTTCATTGGTGCCAAGCCCAGcgtgctggggctgctctgcagagaccCCTGGCTGGCCCTCACCATTTTCTTCGGCCCCTGCACGCCCTACCAGTACCGACTGGGGGGCCCCGGGCGCTGGGAGGGGGCACGCCAGGCCATCCTCACCCAGTGGGACCGGACCCTGAAGCCCACGAGAACGCGAGTCCCTgccggctcctccagcccctgcccttCTCTCCTGACTGTGGTGGGgttcctcctgctcctggctgctgtggttttttgtttccagtaG